A region of Dioscorea cayenensis subsp. rotundata cultivar TDr96_F1 chromosome 5, TDr96_F1_v2_PseudoChromosome.rev07_lg8_w22 25.fasta, whole genome shotgun sequence DNA encodes the following proteins:
- the LOC120261039 gene encoding cysteine protease ATG4B-like, with amino-acid sequence MTGLLERAVASNFPAGEQQSRNSSERETLAVAVSEEESAPSITQTRSSKASLWSSFIASTFTIFETERSSGDKEGKRKSYGWTSAVKKVVSSSSMRRLQERILGTNRVDVSSSNSDIWLLGINYKVSQEESSDRDNYGLDAFLQDFSSRIWITYRKGFDPIVDTKFVSDVNWGCMIRSSQMLVAQAMLFHHMGRSWRKPTQKPYEREYIRILHHFGDSGMSAFSIHNLLQAGRNYGLAAGSWVGPYAMCRAWAALTQPNGQHGDKTKEILPMVVYVVSGDEDGERGGAPVICIDNVARLCSDATSDHVTWLPILLLVPLVLGLEKINPRYIPLLCETFTFPQSLGILGGKTGASTYIVGVQDNKALYLDPHEVQQAVDIKEDDLEAETSSYHCSVVRQMQLDLIDPSLAIGFYCRDKDDFDDFCSRASALGDRSNGAPLFTVTQSPRSSRSIHQGALMENIDGSDDFRVGEMFNTEDICDDSQTQEDEWQIL; translated from the exons ATGACGGGCTTGCTTGAAAGAGCTGTGGCTTCAAACTTTCCTGCAGGAGAACAACAGTCTCGGAATTCAAGTGAGAGAGAAACACTAGCTGTTgctgtttcagaagaagaatcGGCTCCTAGTattactcaaactaggtcctcAAAGGCTTCTTTGTGGTCCAGTTTTATAGCATCCACTTTCACCATCTTTGAAACTGAGCGCTCTTCAGGTGACAAAGAAGGCAAGAGGAAAAGTTATGGTTGGACAAGTGCTGTGAAAAAAGTGGTGAGCAGCAGTTCAATGAGGAGGCTTCAGGAGCGTATTCTGGGGACTAATAGAGTTGATGTTTCGAGCTCAAATAGTGATATATGGCTTTTGGGCATAAATTATAAAGTTTCACAAGAGGAATCATCCGATCGTGATAACTATGGTTTGGATGCATTCTTGCAAGATTTCTCATCGAGAATCTGGATCACATATAGGAAAG GTTTTGATCCGATTGTTGATACGAAGTTTGTGAGCGATGTGAATTGGGGTTGCATGATCAGAAGCAGTCAGATGCTTGTTGCACAG GCAATGCTTTTCCATCACATGGGAAGGTCATGGAGGAAGCCCACGCAGAAG CCATATGAGCGAGAATACATCAGAATTTTACATCATTTTGGTGATTCCGGAATGTCTGCTTTCTCTATACACAATTTGCTTCAAGCGGGTAGAAACTATGGCTTGGCTGCTGGTTCATGGGTTGGTCCATATGCCATGTGTCGTGCATGGGCCGCTCTTACTCAACCAAATGGACAGCATGGcgacaaaacaaaagaaatcttGCCCATGGTTGTATATGTTGTTTCGGGTGATGAAGATGGGGAGCGTGGTGGGGCTCCAGTTATCTGTATAGACAATGTTGCTAGACTTTGTTCTGATGCAACCAGTGATCATGTGACGTGGCTGCCGATTCTTTTGTTAGTTCCCTTGGTTCTTGGACTAGAAAAAATCAACCCTAG GTATATTCCGTTGCTATGTGAAACATTCACTTTTCCGCAAAGCTTGGGCATTTTAGGTGGGAAAACTGGGGCATCAACATACATTGTTGGCGTGCAAGACAACAAAGCGCTCTACTTGGATCCTCATGAAGTTCAACAA GCAGTTGACATCAAAGAAGATGACTTGGAAGCTGAAACTTCTTCCTATCACTGCAG TGTTGTACGTCAAATGCAACTTGATCTCATTGATCCTTCTCTGGCTATTGGATTCTATTGCCGAGATAAAG atgattttgatgatttctGTTCTCGCGCGTCCGCACTTGGTGATAGATCGAACGGTGCACCGCTTTTTACTGTCACACAATCACCTCGATCCTCAAGATCAATCCACCAGGGTGCTCTAATGGAAAACATAGATGGCTCAGACGATTTTCGAGTAGGAGAGATGTTCAACACCGAAGACATTTGCGATGACAGCCAAACGCAAGAAGATGAATGGCAAATTCTTTGA
- the LOC120261041 gene encoding transcription factor MYBS3-like: MTRRCSHCSNNGHNSRTCPARAGGVKLFGVRLTEGVGPMKKSASMGCLSSATSAAAMASPNNPGSPSSDPHRDHPSGYASDDPTHASCSSSCRSERKKGIPWTEEEHRMFLLGLRKLGKGDWRGIARNFVVSRTPTQVASHAQKYFIRQTNATRRKRRSSLFDMVPEMPMDELPVLEEQFMVQSPPNEPETQSKSPSLHISMDQEPEPKETSSQDTPAEPQENAPQYNTMSIPIPMVPAFYPAFMPVPLPFWPASNMTNTTKEEEMGEAHEVLRPTPVLPKDANHMDFGMSKLCIGEGGPSRIEPSALSLKLRGPSSSRQSAFHINPSIAGPDLSQSKTNAIHAV, encoded by the exons ATGACGAGGCGTTGCTCTCACTGCAGCAACAACGGGCATAACTCAAGGACATGCCCGGCGAGGGCGGGAGGGGTGAAGCTCTTTGGAGTGAGGCTCACCGAAGGAGTAGGACCGATGAAGAAGAGCGCCAGCATGGGATGCCTATCCTCTGCTACCTCTGCCGCTGCCATGGCATCACCTAACAATCCTGGATCCCCTTCTTCCGATCCCCATCGGGATCATCCCTCTGGATATGCTTCTGATGATCCTACGCATGCTTCCTGCTCTTCCAGTTGCCGCTCGGAGCGCAAGAAAG GCATCCCGTGGACTGAAGAAGAGCATCGTATGTTCCTACTGGGCTTACGGAAATTGGGGAAGGGTGACTGGCGTGGGATAGCTCGTAACTTTGTTGTATCAAGAACACCAACGCAAGTGGCCAGTCATGCCCAGAAGTACTTCATTCGACAAACCAATGCAACAAGAAGGAAGAGACGCTCAAGCTTGTTTGATATGGTCCCTGAAATG CCGATGGATGAACTGCCAGTTTTGGAAGAACAGTTCATGGTTCAATCCCCTCCCAATGAACCCGAGACACAAAGCAAATCACCGTCTTTACATATCTCTATGGATCAAGAACCTGAACCAAAAGAAACCTCATCACAAGACACACCTGCAGAACCTCAAGAAAATGCCCCTCAATACAACACTATGTCAATACCGATACCGATGGTTCCTGCATTTTATCCAGCTTTCATGCCCGTGCCTCTCCCGTTCTGGCCTGCTTCAAATATGACCAACActacaaaagaagaagagatgggCGAGGCCCATGAGGTTCTCCGGCCAACACCAGTCCTTCCAAAGGATGCAAACCATATGGACTTTGGCATGTCGAAGCTATGCATCGGTGAAGGTGGTCCTAGCCGTATTGAGCCATCAGCACTGTCCCTTAAACTGCGTGGACCTTCTTCGTCGAGGCAATCAGCTTTCCACATTAATCCCTCTATTGCTGGACCAGATCTCAGCCAGAGCAAAACCAATGCAATCCATGCAGTCTGA